A stretch of the Ornithodoros turicata isolate Travis chromosome 4, ASM3712646v1, whole genome shotgun sequence genome encodes the following:
- the LOC135391402 gene encoding uncharacterized protein LOC135391402, with the protein MDLDFGAPTFVPSSYRSKHQVIQYRSKRWPNAVLEFAFKSTNKKDPSIQYYRCTSCYRLSRLARGTNETWSVAHVTLQNGVMRTDPDHPSTPHSCDPAEDAEAATVLSRRYVYEVRTDVRASRKRPRQAFDEAVSAVQVRFQDDDASLQNDIKRQMSTSYGFASKRRALSRNRHANIPKGNSIDAILPELRITKDGQQFLQLEDKTEGRRLLVFYAEKDLDAFANTEYILGDGNFKYNPSEFHSPGQLYTIHAIVKGEAHPIVYALMQATDVRAYQAVFHTLKESMVRRFGHVGSLSTTATWLFDYESAAIRAALNVFQTATGEPNVRGCAFHYAKAINKKRDELGLKVLCRENAEVNRWFVRVRHLPFVPDDFRLAFADDILSVKPDLPPLHAARLALFDRYYRAYWLTNSLLKDRWGQFENRGPRTTNHVEGWHNGLHSRFTCRHPNLAEFLEFLRVSQHAAQNRVQALLLDPLAVPTPTSAAVRERNASLLQEMDSFSWYLSTSPVSFMDLTTYLDRIALVGVLPSES; encoded by the exons ATGGACCTCGACTTCGGTGCCCCGACTTTTGTCCCATCCAGTTATCGCTCGAAGCATCAAGTGATTCAGTACCGAAGCAAACGATGGCCAAATGCAGTGTTAGAGTTTGCATTCAAATCTACAAACAAGAAGGACCCCAGTATCCAGTACTACAG ATGCACGAGCTGTTATCGCCTGAGCAGGTTGGCGAGGGGAACCAACGAAACCTGGTCTGTTGCCCACGTCACGCTGCAAAACGGCGTCATGAGGACAGACCCGGATCATCCATCGACACCGCACAGCTGTGACCCCGCCGAGGATGCAGAGGCGGCCACAGTCCTTTCCAGGCGTTACGTGTATGAAGTCCGAACAGACGTACGGGCCAGCAGAAAGAGACCTCGGCAGGCATTCGACGAAGCAGTGTCTGCTGTACAGGTCAGGTTTCAAGATGACGACGCGAGTCTTCAAAATGACATCAAACGCCAGATGAGCACCAGCTACGGTTTTGCCTCCAAAAGACGTGCGTTGTCGCGCAATCGACACGCAAACATTCCGAAGGGAAACTCCATTGACGCCATACTTCCGGAGCTGCGAATTACGAAGGATGGCCAGCAATTTCTTCAACTGGAAGACAAGACTGAAGGGAGGAGACTGCTCGTATTTTACGCCGAGAAGGACCTGGACGCCTTCGCAAACACGGAGTACATCCTGGGGGATGGCAACTTCAAGTATAATCCATCCGAATTTCACAGCCCTGGACAGCTGTACACAATACATGCAATTGTCAAAGGCGAAGCGCACCCCATAGTGTACGCATTGATGCAGGCAACAGATGTGAGAGCGTACCAAGCGGTGTTCCACACCTTGAAGGAGTCCATGGTGCGACGATTTGGTCACGTCGGGAGCCTATCCACTACGGCGACCTGGCTATTTGACTATGAGTCTGCAGCAATACGGGCAGCACTCAATGTGTTCCAGACAGCGACGGGTGAACCCAAC GTGCGAGGCTGCGCCTTTCACTATGCCAAGGCCATCAACAAGAAGCGAGACGAGCTCGGTTTGAAGGTGTTGTGCAGAGAGAACGCCGAAGTCAACCGATGGTTTGTTCGAGTGAGGCATCTGCCGTTCGTTCCTGACGACTTCCGCCTGGCCTTCGCCGACGACATCCTTTCTGTGAAGCCGGACCTGCCTCCACTACATGCGGCGCGTCTGGCGCTGTTTGACCGGTACTACCGAGCGTACTGGCTCACGAACAGCCTGCTGAAGGACCGCTGGGGACAATTTGAGAACCGAGGACCGAGGACCACAAACCACGTAGAAGGCTGGCACAATGGCCTGCACAGTCGGTTCACGTGTCGTCACCCAAACCTGGCCGAGTTCCTGGAGTTCCTGCGAGTCAGTCAGCACGCCGCGCAAAACAGAGTCCAGGCCCTTCTGTTGGACCCGTTGGCAGTGCCAACCCCGACGTCAGCTGCAGTACGGGAGAGAAACGCGAGCCTATTGCAAGAAATGGACTCCTTCTCGTGGTACTTGAGCACAAGTCCGGTATCTTTTATGGACCTGACCACGTACCTAGACAGAATCGCCTTGGTTGGTGTCCTGCCGTCGGAAAGTTAG
- the LOC135391401 gene encoding zinc finger protein 436-like isoform X2 produces the protein MDLFSMFGIQVTRVKSEPPDTVCLPEQGQVQQQYCSESSLGGVECKLRRLKSTAVPSQNVPRLSTYDAQKAARLEKLKAMRLDRRTSREDRSASLNTAREDCPASVSSACQSSEECDMEEPVAGGAEDLVDLIEQPAPTYDDKGAIPGMCHIKEEPPQESSNERPITVVKTEPYNVAILTEQDQVGHSSDSASEDAKASTCSVHVEDEPTDPCNPAPSATLNRPITTEGREAEKRHECDPSESARNHTQEHTDKMLYKCDLCPAEFIWNTHLQHHKEKSTREKPYKCELCPAEFIQCMQLQCHKRTHTGEEPYKCDLCPAEFSQSMALQRHKKAHTGERPYKCDLCPAEFVRNVHLQRHKKTHTGVKLYRCDLCLSEFSQLHHLKDHIRIHTGEKPYKCSLCPAEFTQSTHLQYHKWTHKGEKPYKCNLCSAEFVRSADLQRHKKTHTGEKPYKCDLCPAEFTQNTHLQCHKRTHTGEKPYKCDLCPAQFIRGADLQRHRKTHTGEKPYKCDLCPAEFTRSTHLQRHKKAHTGEKPYKSGSFLQRSVTASQEDTHTQKDIQT, from the exons GGGTTGAATGCAAGCTACGGCGATTAAAAAGCACAGCAGTGCCATCGCAAAACGTCCCGAGACTCTCTACATACGATGCGCAAAAGGCAGCCCGCTTGGAGAAGCTGAAAGCCATGAGGTTAGACAGAAGGACCAGCAGAGAGGATAGATCGGCAAGTCTAAAC ACAGCACGTGAGGATTGCCCTGCGTCAGTCTCATCTGCGTGTCAATCCAGCGAAGAGTGTGACATGGAAGAACCCGTTGCGGGAGGCGCCGAAGACCTTGTAGACCTCATAGAGCAGCCGGCACCAACCTATGATGACAAAG GGGCAATTCCTGGGATGTGTCACATTAAAGAAGAACCTCCACAGGAGTCTTCAAATGAACGTCCGATCACAGTTGTGAAAACAGAGCCTTACAATGTTGCAATCTTGACAGAGCAAGACCAGGTGGGACACAGCAGTGACTCAGCATCGgaag ATGCAAAAGCAAGCACTTGCAGTGTTCACGTTGAGGATGAGCCAACAGACCCTTGTAATCCAGCACCATCAGCTACCCTGAACCGTCCCATCACGACTGAGGGACGGGAGGCAGAAAAGCGGCATGAGTGCGACCCATCTGAGAGTGCCAGGAACCACACGCAGGAGCACACAGACAAGATGctgtacaagtgcgatctctgccctgcagagttcatttGGAACACGCACCTGCAGCATCACAAGGAGAAATCCACACGCGAGAAACCGtacaagtgtgagctctgtcctgcagagttcatccAGTGCATGCAACTGCAgtgtcacaagcggacacacacaggcgaggagccatacaagtgtgatctctgtcctgcagagttcagccagagcatgGCCCTGCAGCGTCACAAGAAGGCACACACAGGTGAGAGGCCGTACAAGTGTGACCTCTGTCCAGCAGAGTTCGTCCGGAACGTgcacctacagcgtcacaaAAAGACGCACACGGGGGTGAAGCTGTACAGGTGTGATCTCTGTCTCTCCGAGTTCTCCCAGCTGCACCACCTGAAGGATCACATACGCATTCATactggtgagaagccatacaagtgcagtCTCTGTCCAGCAGAGTTCACCCAGAGCACGCACCTGCAATATCACAAGTGGACACACaaaggagagaagccatacaagtgcaatctctgtTCGGCAGAGTTCGTTCGGAGCGCGGACTTGCAGCGTCATAAgaagacacacacgggtgaaaagccatacaagtgcgacctctgtcctgctGAGTTCACACAGAACACCCACCTGCAatgtcacaagcggacacacacaggcgagaagccatacaagtgcgatctttgtccTGCACAGTTCATCCGGGGCGCAGACCTGCAGCGTCATAGAAAGacacacacaggtgagaagccctacaagtgcgatctctgtcctgcagagttcacaCGGAGCACAcacctacagcgtcacaagaaggcacacacaggagagaagccatacaagtcaGGCTCTTTCCTGCAGCGTTCAGTCACAGCGTCACAAgaagatacacacacacaaaaagacatACAAACGTGA
- the LOC135391401 gene encoding zinc finger protein 436-like isoform X1, which translates to MDLFSMFGIQVTRVKSEPPDTVCLPEQGQVQQQYCSESSLGGIGYSRLQRSRSHLATKIATSDSRFTKARGRTIPKQSTKSDDKRAFVELSKLEMMKPHAVKKSKDFCCVPQCTSARWKDGKLSFHRFPRENEMSGNPPTPTYRRKQWIARLRIGKKVSNTMVVCSKHFADSDFFLPGVECKLRRLKSTAVPSQNVPRLSTYDAQKAARLEKLKAMRLDRRTSREDRSASLNTAREDCPASVSSACQSSEECDMEEPVAGGAEDLVDLIEQPAPTYDDKGAIPGMCHIKEEPPQESSNERPITVVKTEPYNVAILTEQDQVGHSSDSASEDAKASTCSVHVEDEPTDPCNPAPSATLNRPITTEGREAEKRHECDPSESARNHTQEHTDKMLYKCDLCPAEFIWNTHLQHHKEKSTREKPYKCELCPAEFIQCMQLQCHKRTHTGEEPYKCDLCPAEFSQSMALQRHKKAHTGERPYKCDLCPAEFVRNVHLQRHKKTHTGVKLYRCDLCLSEFSQLHHLKDHIRIHTGEKPYKCSLCPAEFTQSTHLQYHKWTHKGEKPYKCNLCSAEFVRSADLQRHKKTHTGEKPYKCDLCPAEFTQNTHLQCHKRTHTGEKPYKCDLCPAQFIRGADLQRHRKTHTGEKPYKCDLCPAEFTRSTHLQRHKKAHTGEKPYKSGSFLQRSVTASQEDTHTQKDIQT; encoded by the exons GTATTGgatattcgcgactccagcgaagccgtagccacctaGCGACCAAAATCGCAACTAGCGACTCCAGGTTCACAAAAGCGCGGGGGCGCACGATACCAAAGCAATCAACAAAGTCCGACGATAAACGTGCATTTGTTGAACTTTCTAAGCTGGAAATGATGAAGCCACATGCGGTCAAGAAGTCCAAGGACTTCTGCTGCGTTCCACAATGCACTTCTGCCAGGTGGAAGGACGGAAAGTTATCTTTCCACCGTTTTCCACGCGAGAATGAAATGAGTGGAAACCCACCGACGCCAACGTATCGCCGTAAGCAGTGGATCGCGCGGCTACGAATCGGTAAAAAGGTGTCAAACACAATGGTAGTATGCTCGAAGCACTTTGCTGATAGCGACTTCTTCTTGCCTG GGGTTGAATGCAAGCTACGGCGATTAAAAAGCACAGCAGTGCCATCGCAAAACGTCCCGAGACTCTCTACATACGATGCGCAAAAGGCAGCCCGCTTGGAGAAGCTGAAAGCCATGAGGTTAGACAGAAGGACCAGCAGAGAGGATAGATCGGCAAGTCTAAAC ACAGCACGTGAGGATTGCCCTGCGTCAGTCTCATCTGCGTGTCAATCCAGCGAAGAGTGTGACATGGAAGAACCCGTTGCGGGAGGCGCCGAAGACCTTGTAGACCTCATAGAGCAGCCGGCACCAACCTATGATGACAAAG GGGCAATTCCTGGGATGTGTCACATTAAAGAAGAACCTCCACAGGAGTCTTCAAATGAACGTCCGATCACAGTTGTGAAAACAGAGCCTTACAATGTTGCAATCTTGACAGAGCAAGACCAGGTGGGACACAGCAGTGACTCAGCATCGgaag ATGCAAAAGCAAGCACTTGCAGTGTTCACGTTGAGGATGAGCCAACAGACCCTTGTAATCCAGCACCATCAGCTACCCTGAACCGTCCCATCACGACTGAGGGACGGGAGGCAGAAAAGCGGCATGAGTGCGACCCATCTGAGAGTGCCAGGAACCACACGCAGGAGCACACAGACAAGATGctgtacaagtgcgatctctgccctgcagagttcatttGGAACACGCACCTGCAGCATCACAAGGAGAAATCCACACGCGAGAAACCGtacaagtgtgagctctgtcctgcagagttcatccAGTGCATGCAACTGCAgtgtcacaagcggacacacacaggcgaggagccatacaagtgtgatctctgtcctgcagagttcagccagagcatgGCCCTGCAGCGTCACAAGAAGGCACACACAGGTGAGAGGCCGTACAAGTGTGACCTCTGTCCAGCAGAGTTCGTCCGGAACGTgcacctacagcgtcacaaAAAGACGCACACGGGGGTGAAGCTGTACAGGTGTGATCTCTGTCTCTCCGAGTTCTCCCAGCTGCACCACCTGAAGGATCACATACGCATTCATactggtgagaagccatacaagtgcagtCTCTGTCCAGCAGAGTTCACCCAGAGCACGCACCTGCAATATCACAAGTGGACACACaaaggagagaagccatacaagtgcaatctctgtTCGGCAGAGTTCGTTCGGAGCGCGGACTTGCAGCGTCATAAgaagacacacacgggtgaaaagccatacaagtgcgacctctgtcctgctGAGTTCACACAGAACACCCACCTGCAatgtcacaagcggacacacacaggcgagaagccatacaagtgcgatctttgtccTGCACAGTTCATCCGGGGCGCAGACCTGCAGCGTCATAGAAAGacacacacaggtgagaagccctacaagtgcgatctctgtcctgcagagttcacaCGGAGCACAcacctacagcgtcacaagaaggcacacacaggagagaagccatacaagtcaGGCTCTTTCCTGCAGCGTTCAGTCACAGCGTCACAAgaagatacacacacacaaaaagacatACAAACGTGA